A window from Solanum stenotomum isolate F172 chromosome 7, ASM1918654v1, whole genome shotgun sequence encodes these proteins:
- the LOC125869709 gene encoding uncharacterized protein LOC125869709, protein MESRTQHYRVELIISRNWKLKTALEKQKDRIEVKYESYKSDGIVVGQSISFLNHKTAISAELDIDVSRKNIEISYIVEGNSSPMKIKNNMGVKLYLEVKKSELEFAMYPLCIDTNEKIGGDVHNFDGTCGEIPCVEGTTQDPEALAVVESRICDSYYIPELEVTNYIIDSNSIEVKTSQLYKDKVTLVDVMAKYKIKDNFNCKVKRSNRQSYVLVCFLDECGWTMKASCRKKYDVFKVRYFNSEHTCPMRDRILTKVQATVGFVSGVTAPKLVNHKKIHTLKDIIVDIREFYGVQISYQQALRAKERALEMIKGKPSVGYRQMSRYIYMLNTLYPNSYIRMQKTEEDEFMYLFVALRPLIRGFDYCRPIVVVDGAHLGRAYKGTFVSASTLDGAGCIFPLAYGVVDIENNCSWTWFFQQFKNAFGEREEMCVVSDMNESIMKSVRIVFPNIPHYACIWHLWKNVYGNFKRSRKVITDLFYSMAKAYRKEDFDKLMAKVDKIDQRVKEYLEDAGYGKWSRVYSIVNRGRMMTSNIAECINGCLVEARQLSILEFLKEVRILFGSWHCKNREIASYTKDTLGRRFEEVLNINASKSSKMEVCVMVVPSFEFIFSVYEYGSRYIVCLERKVCSCGGFQLDELPCAHEIIVLKEKNVKDMHPYYSDYYKPNALAKIYEILMVSMPDKEDWSAPEDVVAETVYPPRYKRLAGRPRKRRKKMQMKRLQ, encoded by the exons ATGGAGTCCCGAACTCAGCACTATCGAGTTGAACTCATCATTTCAAGAAATTGGAAGCTGAAAACAGCTCTCGAAAAGCAGAAAGATAGGAT CGAAGTGAAATATGAAAGTTACAAAAGTGACGGAATCGTTGTTGGACAATCAATTTCGTTTTTGAATCACAAAACAGCAATTTCAGCCGAGTTGGATATCGATGTATCAAggaaaaacattgaaattagTTACATCGTAGAAGGTAACTCATCTCCAATGAAAATTAAGAACAACATGGGTGTTAAACTTTATTTAGAAGTGAAAAAAAGTGAGCTAGAATTTGCAATGTATCCATTATGCATTGACACAAATGAAAAGATTGGCGGTGATGTACATAACTTTGATGGAACATGCGGAGAAATTCCGTGTGTAGAAGGCACAACACAGGATCCAGAAGCTCTTGCGGTGGTTGAATCAAGAATTTGTGATTCGTATTATATTCCAGAATTGGAAGTTACAAATTACATAATTGATTCAAATAGTATAGAGGTGAAGACAAGTCAGTTATATAAGGATAAAGTAACACTCGTAGATGTGATGGCGAAATATAAGATAAAGGACAACTTCAATTGCAAAGTAAAGAGATCTAATAGACAAAG TTATGTATTAGTATGCTTTTTGGATGAATGTGGCTGGACTATGAAGGCTTCCTGcagaaaaaaatatgatgttTTCAAAGTTAGATACTTCAATAGTGAACATACATGTCCAATGCGGGATAGGATACTAACCAAAGTCCAAGCAACAGTCGGGTTTGTAAGTGGTGTGACTGCTCCCAAATTGGTCaaccataaaaaaattcatactctGAAAGATATAATTGTTGATATTAGAGAATTCTATGGGGTTCAAATATCTTACCAGCAGGCATTGCGTGCTAAAGAACGTGCACTAGAAATGATTAAGGGTAAACCATCGGTTGGATATAGACAGATGTCGAGATACATATACATGCTAAATACTTTGTATCCAAATTCTTATATAAGAATGCAGAAGACCGAGGAAGATGAATTTATGTATCTGTTTGTAGCCTTAAGACCATTGATTAGGGGGTTCGATTACTGCAGACCAATAGTTGTTGTCGATGGTGCACATCTGGGCAGAGCTTACAAAGGGACATTTGTATCAGCAAGCACACTTGATGGGGCAG GTTGCATATTTCCATTGGCCTATGGTGTTGTGGACATTGAAAATAACTGTTCATGGACATGGTTCTTCCAACAATTCAAAAATGCATTTGGCGAGCGCGAAGAAATGTGTGTTGTATCAGATATGAATGAGAGTATTATGAAAAGTGTAAGGATTGTGTTCCCAAATATACCTCATTATGCATGCATATGGCATCTTTGGAAGAATGTCTATGGAAACTTCAAAAGGAGTAGAAA GGTCATTACAGATCTATTTTACTCTATGGCCAAGGCATACAGAAAGGAGGATTTTGATAAATTGATGGCTAAGGTTGATAAAATTGATCAGAGGGTTAAGGAGTACCTTGAGGATGCAGGGTATGGGAAGTGGTCGAGAGTTTATTCAATAGTAAATAGAGGTAGAATGATGACTTCGAACATTGCAGAATGTATCAATGGTTGTCTTGTTGAAGCACGACAATTGTCTATATTAGAATTCTTGAAAGAAGTTAGAATTCTATTTGGTTCTTGGCATtgcaaaaatagagaaatagcCTCGTATACAAAGGACACATTGGGGAGAAGATTTGAGGAGGTATTGAATATAAACGCGTCTAAAAGTTCGAAGATGGAGGTATGTGTCATG GTTGTTCCatcatttgaatttattttctcGGTTTATGAATATGGAAGTAGATACATTGTTTGTCTTGAGCGGAAAGTATGTTCTTGTGGAGGATTTCAACTAGATGAGTTACCTTGCGCACATGAAATCATtgttttaaaggaaaaaaatgttaAAGATATGCATCCATATTACTCTGATTATTATAAGCCTAATGCATTAGCAAAAATATATGAGATTCTAATGGTTTCAATGCCAGATAAGGAAGATTGGTCAGCTCCTGAGGATGTTGTAGCTGAAACTGTGTATCCACCTAGATACAAACGATTAGCTGGACGACCAAGGAaacgaagaaaaaaaatgcagaTGAAAAGATTACAGTGA